A single window of Pseudoduganella plicata DNA harbors:
- the flgF gene encoding flagellar basal-body rod protein FlgF yields the protein MDALIYTAMSGAERALRGQQVHANNLANADTPGFRANMELATAQAAPGYGYDDRHLSQLQANAISTKQGTLRATGRELDVAISGNGYFAVQGPTGEAYTRAGNITLDADGTMTVNGMQLLGEGGPINLPQNSRIEIGQDGTVSIQSPGGMGEMQVVDKLKLVQAEGTELTKNEAGLIVARDGQILPTDNTVQVRAGHLEGSNVSAVEEMVATMSLTRTFEVQMKLFKAADDMTTAGNRLIGG from the coding sequence ATGGATGCATTGATCTACACCGCCATGAGCGGCGCCGAGCGGGCCCTGCGGGGCCAGCAGGTGCACGCCAACAACCTGGCGAATGCCGACACGCCGGGCTTTCGGGCCAATATGGAGCTGGCGACGGCGCAGGCCGCGCCGGGCTACGGCTACGACGACCGTCACCTGTCGCAGCTGCAGGCCAACGCCATCTCGACCAAACAGGGCACCTTGCGTGCCACCGGCCGCGAGCTGGACGTCGCCATCTCCGGCAACGGCTACTTCGCCGTGCAGGGCCCGACGGGCGAAGCGTACACCCGTGCCGGCAACATCACGCTGGACGCCGATGGCACGATGACCGTCAACGGCATGCAGCTGCTGGGCGAAGGCGGCCCCATCAACCTGCCGCAGAACAGCCGCATCGAAATCGGCCAGGACGGCACGGTCTCGATCCAGAGCCCGGGCGGCATGGGCGAGATGCAGGTGGTCGACAAGCTGAAGCTCGTGCAGGCCGAAGGCACCGAGCTGACCAAGAATGAGGCAGGCCTGATCGTCGCACGCGACGGCCAGATCCTGCCGACGGATAACACGGTGCAGGTGCGCGCCGGTCATCTGGAAGGGAGCAACGTTTCCGCCGTCGAAGAGATGGTGGCAACGATGAGCCTGACCCGCACCTTCGAAGTCCAGATGAAACTGTTCAAGGCCGCGGACGACATGACCACGGCCGGCAACCGCCTGATCGGCGGCTGA
- the flgH gene encoding flagellar basal body L-ring protein FlgH, protein MKAQLSAMAALLLAGCASLQPAAVRPGPFDEPPAVARSAAPRGTSGGVFSAESGLSLTSDSRAFRVGDLVTVILQETTQASKSAGTTLGKESGLGVAAPGLLGKTFPKAGVDLNSSHTFQGDATATQQNALSGAITVIVQEVMPNGLLKVAGEKGLTLNQGEEFVRLRGYLRAADIDANNQVSSQRIANARIAYSAQGTLADTQQPGWLSRFFLGPLMPF, encoded by the coding sequence ATGAAAGCGCAACTGAGCGCAATGGCCGCGTTGTTGCTGGCCGGTTGCGCCTCCCTCCAACCCGCCGCCGTCCGTCCGGGCCCCTTCGACGAACCGCCCGCCGTGGCCCGCTCGGCCGCGCCGCGCGGCACCTCCGGCGGCGTGTTCTCCGCGGAGAGCGGCCTGTCGCTGACGTCGGACAGCCGCGCTTTCCGCGTGGGCGACCTCGTCACCGTCATCCTGCAGGAAACCACGCAGGCGTCGAAAAGCGCCGGCACCACGCTGGGCAAGGAGTCCGGCCTGGGCGTCGCCGCGCCTGGCCTGCTGGGCAAGACGTTCCCGAAAGCCGGTGTCGACCTGAACTCGTCGCACACGTTCCAGGGCGACGCCACGGCCACGCAGCAGAACGCGCTGTCCGGCGCGATCACCGTGATCGTGCAGGAAGTCATGCCGAATGGCCTCCTGAAAGTGGCGGGCGAAAAAGGCCTGACCCTGAACCAGGGCGAGGAATTCGTCCGCCTGCGCGGCTACCTGCGCGCCGCCGACATCGATGCCAACAACCAGGTATCGTCGCAACGCATCGCCAACGCCCGCATCGCCTACTCGGCGCAAGGTACGCTGGCCGATACCCAGCAGCCGGGCTGGCTGTCCCGTTTCTTCCTCGGCCCATTGATGCCGTTCTAA
- the flgG gene encoding flagellar basal-body rod protein FlgG, whose amino-acid sequence MNPAMWISKTGVQAQDAKLQAIANNLANANTVGFKKDRVVFEDLFYSVEGQPGAQRADNNTLAPTGVQLGNGTHIVGTQKVFTTGNAQITSNQFDVMVNGNGFLQVQRPNGEAGYTRAGQLGLDANGVLINAQGLPLVPQITVPANATSVTIGENGTVSATMPGSTAPQQLGQLTLTSFINPAGLQALGENLFQETAASGAPTEGRPGDAQFGKLKQGALEASNVQVVEEMVDMIAAQRTYEMNTKVLSAADNMLQYLAQAAR is encoded by the coding sequence ATGAATCCAGCAATGTGGATCAGCAAGACCGGCGTGCAGGCACAAGATGCCAAGCTGCAAGCCATCGCCAACAACCTCGCCAACGCCAACACGGTCGGCTTCAAGAAGGACCGCGTCGTCTTCGAAGACCTGTTCTATTCGGTCGAAGGCCAGCCGGGCGCGCAGCGCGCCGACAACAACACGCTGGCGCCAACGGGCGTGCAGCTGGGTAACGGTACCCATATCGTGGGTACGCAGAAGGTCTTCACGACCGGCAACGCGCAGATCACCAGCAACCAGTTCGACGTGATGGTCAACGGTAATGGGTTCCTGCAGGTGCAGCGTCCGAACGGCGAAGCGGGCTATACCCGCGCCGGCCAGCTGGGCCTGGATGCCAACGGCGTGCTGATCAACGCCCAGGGCCTGCCCCTGGTGCCGCAGATTACCGTGCCGGCCAACGCCACGTCGGTGACGATCGGCGAAAACGGTACCGTCTCGGCGACGATGCCGGGCAGCACCGCGCCACAGCAGCTGGGCCAGCTGACCCTGACCTCGTTCATCAACCCGGCCGGCCTGCAGGCCCTGGGCGAGAACCTGTTCCAGGAAACGGCCGCTTCCGGCGCACCGACCGAAGGCCGTCCCGGCGACGCCCAGTTCGGCAAGCTGAAGCAGGGCGCGCTGGAAGCATCGAACGTGCAGGTGGTCGAAGAAATGGTCGACATGATCGCGGCCCAGCGTACGTACGAAATGAACACGAAGGTTCTGTCCGCAGCAGACAATATGCTGCAATACCTCGCACAGGCTGCCCGATAA